ACACTGAAGTGAGAACTGGAATTATATTCATACCAAACGCCGTGAGTGCCAGTGTCATTCTGGACTTTCCAGGGCCTGGATTCATAGATCCCAGCCCCGTTGATGTCCAGCCAAGAACCCAACTGACGCAGACGCTCTTCCATCAGAGGAGGAATGCGGCCGTCATGTGTTGGTCCAACGTTGACCAacaaatttccttttgaaaggaaaaaatgaatataatgataACAAACTAAATATTTCGTTCAGTCGTGAGAATGACGACTGGCAGAGAAGTCAACGGATTCACTGTACAACTTTATAAATGActttcttaaagttttttttaagtcttgaagttaaaatttcGTGTCTGAAAGAATGGCACCCACCGCCACAGCTAACAGTTGACGCCAGCTGACTCAAGAGCTCTTGTATGGTGAGATAATCTAACGCAGCAGCGTTGCGCCTGTATCCCCAGGATGCTCTGTCAATAGTCATAGCATTCTCCCACTTATGAGATTGCAAAACGCCtggaatagataatatatatttcatttgataCAGGTTTAAATGGTAATGTTTGAGTACCACTGAGATCTGCAAGTTCGGTATTGCCTTTATATTTCTGATCATTTGCACGCCAAGAATTTTTCGCCCAGAGAGAAAGGTCCAAACCTGGGCTGTAACGGTCCTGGCATGAATAGTATGAGCCATGTTTGCACGTTGTCCCTATTCCCCATCGATCGTTTACTACAACGGTGTCTTTGACGGGAGAATCATTGAAAAGCCAAGCTAAGAAGACTGTTGAATTCCAATACCAATCATGAGCTTCCCAGTCACCGTCGGACCAAATCACCTCTGGCTTATAAGTGTTGACCTGAAAGAAATAATTTGAGGATTGGCTTGACTCGTTGGAACTTCCTAAAATGTCTTACTTTACACACAATTAGATATACCATTCATATAtgacgggtttttttttttaccctaaattTCAATCAATTGGCACAGGAGGAAAAATTcctataaaaaaggaaatttgtaagAGAGAGTGATCAAAAATGACTATGCGAgaaagagagggttagtattCTGTAACGTTCTATATGATAAAATCCATGTTACAAATTTCTTAACTTGAAAATAAGAAGGCGTTCTTACCAGGTCAACGAGTTCAGGATAAGTTTTTCTCGTTATAAAATCGTTGCTTTGAAATCCACGACTTTTGTCTTGTAAATAAAGAGGATTATACCACTCAAACAATGAGTGATACACTCCAAAGTGAATGTCTGGGGCATTGGTCCTTACTGCATTGGCCAAGTCGCCTTTATAACAGAAATGAAAATTTGTATGATTAAgagctaaaaaaaacaatatccagTTGTCTTATGATAGAATTAGTCAGTTCTTTTGGGTTTTATTATTTTACACTCCAAAAACACTTCACAAATAACCTATTTCATTCCACATAAATGTTCCTTGAAGTTACCgctatatatgtgcatgtgtatgtgtgtgtgcgcgtgcatatgtttatatatttccatGTCCAAATCTAGTACTCATAAACATTTACAGACATACGAGCATGCAGCCTACACTCACCGTGTggcatatatattgtaattataaaCTTCATATGTACTCTGTGAGTAGCTTAGTACAGCCATTTATCTAATCATTTACAAAATGCCCTCCGATTAATAACTCGTTtcgacaataaaaattaaaagattatgcACACATGTCTATCACACAAAGTGGTCTaaatttaattcattaattattataccACTACTCAAAATGCATGGCCTCACTCACCAAGTAAGTCTCTTTTGGGTCCGACATCCATACTGTTCCAGTTCCAAGAGTTTTTCGAGGGCCAGTTGGTGAAACCCTCGTGATGTTTGCTCGTCAGGACTAAGTAGCGGGCCCCAGCAGCTTTGAAGATTTCTGCCCACTCGTTGGGATCGTAAAACTCGGCCGTGAACTGAGAAGCGAAATCAGCGTAGGTGAAGTCAGGCCTGAAGTTCTTCTTCATGAAATCCACGTATGCCGACGATCCGCCTtcgaattttagttttaaaagatACAAACCATGTTACAACACGCTGTAGCTACTGGGGTAGGTTTAGAAAATGATTGATCTTTAGTAGCTCTACTCTCTTTTGCAACACTTTGCCCAGGaatgaataacattttctttatgtgaaAAAATTGAAGGTTCCCTAGATTAAAATGCactcgtaaaagaaaaaaaatagatatattttctggACGTATTGAAATTTTCACACAaagtgagtagtagtagtagtagtagctagaGTGGAAATATGCCTATATTTAACTGATGTGTAGACTAGTTAGGCTTGAATTCAAGGCATTTATACATCCGAAATAGGTCAAGAATAGATAACTTCAGAAAGCTCtggtttctcttttcttccataaCAAAAAGTTTCATTTGAAACATAATGCCAATTCGTGCTCCACAGGACCAAAGTTACAATAAGACTAGTTTCAAAATATCAATTAAGTTGTTGGTATACGAAGGTGTGCAggtaaaatctgataaaaaaaataacagaacaaGTAGTAGGTACACCAGTTATTCTTTTGGCATTCGAAAATATATTCATCCCATTAAACTGTCTATATCATCATGAAGCtaattataattttcctattATTACAGTCAAAACTTACCTTTCCAGTATGCCCAAAACCATTCGGAGCCAAATGACGGAACGGAGAAAACTCCCCAGTGAAGAAAGATCCCCACTTTAGCGTCATCGTACCACTGGGGAAGAGGGCGAGAGTCTAAAGAATCCCAGTTCGGTTCATAATTTGCCACAGCAAAGGGAACCAAGGCTGATATGAAATAAGAAAGGAAACCTGTCattaaataataacattaaagacTGAGAAATTTGCTCCCACAATCATGTTAAAAAGTAATATGcgcattatttttaattttccctggcctgcttatttttattttctaaaccaTAACTGGTACTTCTACTCTGACTATTTTTTTAAATGGACCTCATCATTGCTACTTAAGCTCAGTTTATAATGC
The sequence above is a segment of the Macrobrachium nipponense isolate FS-2020 chromosome 2, ASM1510439v2, whole genome shotgun sequence genome. Coding sequences within it:
- the LOC135221044 gene encoding alpha-L-fucosidase-like; this encodes MIPLSHLILFALVPFAVANYEPNWDSLDSRPLPQWYDDAKVGIFLHWGVFSVPSFGSEWFWAYWKGGSSAYVDFMKKNFRPDFTYADFASQFTAEFYDPNEWAEIFKAAGARYLVLTSKHHEGFTNWPSKNSWNWNSMDVGPKRDLLGDLANAVRTNAPDIHFGVYHSLFEWYNPLYLQDKSRGFQSNDFITRKTYPELVDLVNTYKPEVIWSDGDWEAHDWYWNSTVFLAWLFNDSPVKDTVVVNDRWGIGTTCKHGSYYSCQDRYSPGVLQSHKWENAMTIDRASWGYRRNAAALDYLTIQELLSQLASTVSCGGNLLVNVGPTHDGRIPPLMEERLRQLGSWLDINGAGIYESRPWKVQNDTGTHGVWYTANNDKIYAIVLQWPSDNTLLLGSAVPTQQTTVTMLGYNGPLQFAPQSPGMKVTFPDMSKVSSQWAWVLELTGVNPA